Proteins encoded in a region of the Myxococcales bacterium genome:
- a CDS encoding DUF4388 domain-containing protein, with protein sequence MSRRIILVTPNQREVDQLVPALEELGYQWKHLRWIVEASDLLESFSPDLIVVNAITPRGNVADFCQETRDRTGAKILLLSPFESTLLAFKARNRWAVDEVVTLPVPFKKLVTLIAYMVGDLDAKPNLSSKGDLAVVEEHPAEIQAAGNKLPLSGDLAEIQPGRIFRTLIHKQPSGILILGDGPAKRELILQDGRILELRTAYLEQLGLGDILVRQKVLDAETLPELVAEATEQKLRLGDLLRLHQMIGTHILFEALDLQIAEKLADVFNWEKGRYEFHRNIKKPQIYEPRDILLVKTVFLAARLSSRNFPFEEKFAAMLDLPIRYNDASPIRLNALDLEPEEKRFLYRLERMKTLRQALTESRLPAEATEALLTAAIHLHLILFPIETKNAKRAVI encoded by the coding sequence ATGTCACGAAGGATCATTCTCGTGACTCCCAATCAGCGGGAAGTCGATCAGCTTGTCCCGGCGCTGGAAGAGCTCGGGTATCAATGGAAACACCTGCGCTGGATCGTGGAAGCGTCCGATTTGTTGGAGAGTTTTTCGCCCGATCTGATTGTCGTCAACGCCATCACGCCGCGCGGCAACGTCGCTGACTTCTGCCAGGAAACGCGCGACCGCACCGGGGCGAAAATCCTGCTGCTCAGCCCATTCGAAAGCACTTTATTGGCCTTCAAGGCGCGCAACCGTTGGGCCGTGGACGAAGTCGTCACCCTGCCGGTACCGTTTAAGAAGCTCGTTACGCTCATCGCCTACATGGTCGGCGATCTGGATGCCAAGCCCAATTTATCGAGCAAAGGCGATCTGGCCGTGGTGGAGGAACATCCGGCCGAAATTCAAGCGGCGGGCAATAAATTGCCGCTGTCGGGCGATCTGGCGGAGATCCAACCCGGGCGGATTTTCCGCACGTTGATTCACAAGCAGCCCTCGGGAATCCTGATTCTCGGCGACGGTCCGGCGAAGCGCGAACTGATTTTACAGGACGGCCGCATCCTGGAATTGCGGACCGCGTACCTGGAACAATTGGGGTTGGGCGATATTCTCGTCCGGCAAAAGGTGTTGGACGCCGAGACCTTGCCCGAATTGGTCGCCGAGGCCACGGAACAAAAACTGCGCCTGGGCGACTTGTTGCGCTTGCATCAGATGATCGGCACGCACATCCTCTTCGAAGCCCTGGACCTGCAAATCGCCGAAAAATTGGCGGACGTTTTCAACTGGGAAAAAGGCCGGTACGAGTTCCACCGCAACATCAAAAAACCGCAGATTTACGAACCGCGCGATATCTTACTGGTCAAGACCGTTTTCCTCGCGGCGCGGCTTTCGTCCCGCAACTTCCCCTTCGAGGAAAAATTCGCGGCGATGCTCGATCTGCCGATTCGCTACAACGACGCGTCTCCCATTCGGCTCAACGCCCTCGATCTGGAGCCCGAGGAAAAGCGCTTTTTGTATCGGCTCGAACGCATGAAAACCTTGCGCCAGGCCCTGACCGAAAGCCGCCTCCCCGCGGAAGCCACCGAAGCGCTGTTGACCGCGGCCATTCATTTGCATTTGATTCTGTTTCCGATCGAAACGAAAAATGCGAAGAGGGCCGTGATTTGA
- a CDS encoding Gfo/Idh/MocA family oxidoreductase, translating into MSVQTGPIRLGICGAGKIVETHLAALARLNGFRVVAVSSRTLKSARALAERFGIGQAYGDHRRVVESPEVDLVLIAVPNYQHAALSIAALRAGKHVLVEKPLAATVGEAREMVRAAKRAGRWLFYAEQLPLAPKSQAVARAAQAGLIGDIYMVRQIERHAGPHSPWFFKKEFAAGGVLMDLGCHSISTVLDILPGRRVESVSAVTRQFVHRHGDVEDFALLQMRFAGGIVGVVEDNWCHPGGMDCLTEVFGNRGSICADLKKGSGLRVYSEKGSWTDPAAGPGGWQFPQTDPLLDNGYLAQFAAVENTLRTGAPAPQTGVEGLRVMRIMEAAYRSAAKDGRPVRVSL; encoded by the coding sequence ATGAGCGTGCAAACCGGACCGATCCGCCTGGGCATCTGCGGCGCGGGTAAGATCGTCGAGACGCATCTGGCGGCCCTGGCGCGGCTGAACGGTTTCCGGGTTGTCGCCGTTTCCAGCCGCACGCTGAAATCGGCACGCGCGCTGGCCGAGCGGTTCGGCATCGGTCAGGCCTACGGCGATCACCGCCGGGTCGTCGAATCGCCCGAGGTGGATCTGGTGCTGATCGCCGTGCCCAACTATCAGCACGCGGCGTTGAGCATCGCGGCGTTGCGCGCGGGGAAGCACGTTCTGGTAGAGAAACCGCTGGCGGCGACGGTCGGCGAAGCGCGGGAAATGGTGCGCGCCGCCAAACGGGCGGGGCGGTGGCTGTTCTATGCCGAGCAGTTGCCGCTGGCGCCGAAATCGCAGGCGGTCGCGCGAGCGGCGCAAGCGGGCCTGATCGGCGATATCTACATGGTGCGCCAGATCGAACGGCACGCCGGTCCGCATTCGCCGTGGTTTTTTAAAAAAGAATTCGCCGCGGGCGGCGTGCTGATGGATCTGGGCTGCCACTCCATTTCCACGGTGCTGGACATCCTGCCCGGCCGCCGCGTCGAAAGCGTTTCGGCCGTCACCCGCCAGTTCGTCCACCGGCACGGCGACGTCGAGGATTTCGCGCTGCTCCAGATGCGTTTCGCGGGCGGCATCGTGGGAGTGGTCGAGGACAATTGGTGCCATCCGGGCGGCATGGATTGCCTCACCGAGGTTTTCGGCAATCGCGGCAGCATTTGCGCCGACTTGAAAAAAGGTTCGGGGCTGCGCGTCTACAGCGAAAAGGGTTCGTGGACCGATCCGGCGGCGGGGCCGGGCGGCTGGCAATTTCCGCAAACCGACCCACTGCTCGATAATGGCTATCTGGCGCAATTCGCGGCGGTCGAAAACACGCTGCGAACCGGAGCACCGGCGCCGCAAACCGGCGTCGAGGGGCTGCGCGTGATGCGCATCATGGAAGCGGCTTATCGCTCGGCCGCGAAAGACGGCCGACCGGTACGCGTGTCGCTGTAA